In the Candidatus Paceibacterota bacterium genome, one interval contains:
- a CDS encoding MerR family DNA-binding transcriptional regulator: MDILQTKLITIQKAAEILGVTPLTLRNWDNSGKFSAGRHPINNYRVYKVSDIEKLLIEIEVSRGMKKPTKKQVRKLMVQHLTD, encoded by the coding sequence ATGGATATTCTTCAAACAAAACTTATAACTATACAGAAAGCAGCCGAGATATTGGGTGTTACCCCTCTCACATTACGCAATTGGGACAATAGCGGTAAATTCTCAGCAGGACGTCACCCTATCAACAATTACCGCGTTTATAAAGTATCTGATATAGAGAAACTACTTATAGAAATAGAAGTCAGTCGTGGAATGAAGAAGCCTACGAAAAAGCAGGTCCGTAAACTCATGGTTCAACATCTGACAGATTAA